In a genomic window of Quercus lobata isolate SW786 chromosome 4, ValleyOak3.0 Primary Assembly, whole genome shotgun sequence:
- the LOC115983206 gene encoding RING-H2 finger protein ATL70-like — MDGFGYGVLLSLGVLMFTIITTLVSYCCTLMRMPSPPANPSHQRVNTTTIITDQGLSNMEQGLDEATVHSYPKLLYSQAKLQKGDSIASCCSICLGDYKDTEMLRMLPDCAHIFHLKCVDPWLRMHPSCPICRNSPIPTPLSTPLAEVTPLAARRD, encoded by the coding sequence atggatGGGTTTGGTTATGGCGTGCTTCTCTCCCTTGGTGTTCTTATGTTTACCATAATCACTACCTTAGTTTCCTATTGCTGCACCCTGATGCGTATGCCATCTCCACCTGCCAACCCATCTCATCAAAGGGTCAACACAACCACAATCATCACAGACCAAGGCTTAAGCAACATGGAACAAGGCCTAGACGAAGCCACAGTTCACAGCTATCCAAAGCTCCTTTACTCCCAGGCCAAGCTCCAAAAGGGTGACTCAATTGCTTCTTGTTGTTCAATATGTTTGGGTGACTACAAAGACACTGAAATGTTGAGGATGTTACCTGattgtgctcatatctttcatctCAAGTGTGTCGACCCGTGGTTACGAATGCACCCTTCGTGCCCCATATGTCGAAACTCACCAATTCCAACTCCTCTTTCAACTCCGCTTGCTGAGGTGACTCCCTTGGCGGCTCGACGAGATTGA